A single Capricornis sumatraensis isolate serow.1 chromosome 20, serow.2, whole genome shotgun sequence DNA region contains:
- the KRTDAP gene encoding keratinocyte differentiation-associated protein isoform X2: MKIPVLPVAVLLSVLALHSAQGAALASSEEETTVGNYAAGPEAFKNDEFLNWRALFESIKRKLPFLNWDAFPKLKGLRSATPDAQ, from the exons ATGAAGATCCCCGTTCTTCCCGTGGCCGTTCTTCTCTCTGTCCTGGCACTCCACTCTGCTCAGGGGGCGGCGCTGGCCAGCTCTGAG GAAGAAACCACCGTTGGTAATTATGCAGCAGGACCCGAG GCTTTCAAGAACGATGAATTCCTGAACTGGCGCGCTCTCTTTGAG TCTATCAAAAGGAAACTCCCTTTCCTCAACTGGGATGCCTTTCCTAAG CTGAAAGGACTGAGGAGTGCAACTCCTGATGCCCAGTGA
- the KRTDAP gene encoding keratinocyte differentiation-associated protein isoform X1 gives MKIPVLPVAVLLSVLALHSAQGAALASSEEETTVGNYAAGPEAFNAQFLNIDKLRSAFKNDEFLNWRALFESIKRKLPFLNWDAFPKLKGLRSATPDAQ, from the exons ATGAAGATCCCCGTTCTTCCCGTGGCCGTTCTTCTCTCTGTCCTGGCACTCCACTCTGCTCAGGGGGCGGCGCTGGCCAGCTCTGAG GAAGAAACCACCGTTGGTAATTATGCAGCAGGACCCGAG GCCTTTAATGCCCAGTTCCTGAACATTGACAAGTTGCGATCA GCTTTCAAGAACGATGAATTCCTGAACTGGCGCGCTCTCTTTGAG TCTATCAAAAGGAAACTCCCTTTCCTCAACTGGGATGCCTTTCCTAAG CTGAAAGGACTGAGGAGTGCAACTCCTGATGCCCAGTGA